The proteins below come from a single Agrobacterium vitis genomic window:
- a CDS encoding single-stranded DNA-binding protein translates to MAGSVNKVILIGYLGADPEIRRTQDGKPIANLRVATSETWRDRTSGDRKEKTEWHSVVIFTEGLCKVAEQYLKKGAHVYIEGKLQTRKWQDQSGNDRYSTEIVLNGFNATLTMLGSNSSNRPPAADSPDDYGQSRDTGSRAAPAGRDFRGDMDDDIPF, encoded by the coding sequence ATGGCCGGTTCCGTCAACAAAGTCATTCTCATCGGCTACCTCGGCGCCGATCCGGAGATCCGCCGTACCCAGGACGGCAAGCCGATTGCCAATCTGCGGGTTGCCACATCCGAGACCTGGCGCGACCGCACATCCGGTGACCGCAAGGAAAAGACCGAGTGGCACAGCGTGGTGATTTTCACCGAAGGTCTCTGCAAGGTTGCCGAGCAGTACCTGAAAAAGGGCGCTCACGTCTACATCGAAGGCAAGCTGCAAACCCGCAAATGGCAGGACCAGAGCGGCAACGACCGCTACAGCACCGAGATCGTGCTGAACGGTTTCAACGCCACCCTGACCATGCTGGGCAGCAACTCTTCCAACCGCCCGCCCGCCGCCGATAGCCCGGATGATTACGGCCAAAGCCGCGACACCGGCAGCCGCGCTGCGCCTGCTGGGCGCGATTTCCGCGGCGATATGGATGACGACATCCCGTTTTAG
- a CDS encoding phage Gp37/Gp68 family protein — MADNTKIEWTDATWNPITGCSIVSPGCTNCYAMKLAGTRLQHHPSRAGLTKDSKAGPVWTGEVRFNAQWLTEPLKWKRPRMIFVCAHGDLFAEGVPDEWIDQVFAVMALAPHHTFQVLTKRPERMRGYLSVDPEILRDRWYKSVPAGKWPVSVSEAHAAIHPHASDDMRALYNRTQPVFPLPNVWLGVSVEDQARADQRITILLETPAAIHWMSAEPLIGPVVVNPWLDWVVAGGESGRNARPMHPDWVISLRDQCAAAGVPFLFKQWGEWHTAAYRTTDEEPVFRQFTTFDQWVNKASTWINGGICLDRTGRQLKIGGDFMRARDEGTFPVTIMHRLGKKAAGRMLDGVEHNGFPVGRAA; from the coding sequence ATGGCCGATAACACCAAGATCGAATGGACCGACGCCACATGGAACCCGATCACCGGGTGTTCCATCGTCTCACCCGGCTGCACCAATTGCTACGCCATGAAGCTGGCAGGCACGCGCTTGCAGCACCATCCCAGCCGTGCGGGCCTGACAAAGGACAGCAAGGCCGGACCGGTGTGGACCGGAGAGGTTCGTTTCAACGCACAATGGCTGACCGAGCCGCTGAAATGGAAGCGTCCACGCATGATCTTTGTCTGCGCCCACGGCGATCTGTTTGCCGAAGGTGTGCCGGACGAATGGATTGATCAGGTCTTTGCCGTCATGGCGCTGGCGCCACACCATACCTTTCAGGTGCTGACCAAGCGCCCCGAACGGATGCGGGGCTATCTTTCGGTTGATCCAGAGATATTGCGAGATCGCTGGTATAAATCCGTTCCAGCCGGGAAATGGCCAGTTTCCGTTTCAGAGGCGCATGCCGCGATCCATCCGCACGCCTCGGACGACATGCGGGCGCTCTACAATCGCACACAGCCGGTATTTCCACTTCCGAACGTCTGGCTTGGCGTATCCGTTGAAGATCAGGCGCGCGCCGATCAGCGCATTACCATCCTGCTGGAGACCCCAGCCGCTATCCATTGGATGAGTGCAGAGCCGCTTATTGGACCTGTAGTCGTAAACCCATGGCTCGATTGGGTTGTTGCCGGAGGCGAAAGCGGGCGCAACGCCCGGCCCATGCATCCCGATTGGGTAATATCCCTCCGCGACCAATGCGCAGCGGCGGGCGTGCCATTCCTGTTCAAGCAATGGGGCGAGTGGCACACCGCTGCTTATCGGACAACTGATGAAGAGCCCGTATTTCGTCAGTTCACCACATTCGATCAGTGGGTCAACAAAGCCAGCACATGGATCAACGGCGGCATCTGCCTTGATAGAACTGGTCGGCAGTTGAAGATCGGTGGCGACTTCATGCGCGCTCGCGATGAAGGAACATTCCCCGTCACGATCATGCACCGCCTCGGCAAGAAAGCCGCCGGTCGCATGCTGGATGGCGTCGAGCATAACGGCTTTCCCGTTGGGAGGGCTGCATAA
- a CDS encoding LexA family transcriptional regulator encodes MSFSRNVIMVTKDTERFPHRQRNFFRLTEKQNADSIPLMTESIQQRISKLIQSTGKGPQWVSKEIGLDKETLPKLLRKPDQVPSMRTIAALAKFFDVTEQFIMHGKAGDEVQALKEQDAGQPEVSSVQATTSIPQTMAMDVPVMGTAAGSLVRGAFKLEPGVVDYVRRPPALMGARDIYALYVEGSSMEPQFFPGDLIYLNPHRPARAGDVVVVQSKTSDHIDVEASLGIFLRKTENHVIIGKHNPAKSEVSLPREFVVSIHRVLSVNELLSS; translated from the coding sequence ATGAGCTTTTCGCGCAATGTCATCATGGTCACGAAGGATACGGAACGTTTTCCGCATCGTCAACGGAATTTTTTCCGTCTTACCGAAAAACAAAACGCGGATAGTATTCCGCTCATGACAGAAAGCATTCAGCAGCGAATATCGAAACTCATCCAATCCACCGGGAAAGGCCCGCAGTGGGTGTCGAAGGAGATTGGCCTGGACAAGGAGACGCTGCCGAAGCTCCTCAGAAAGCCCGATCAGGTGCCGAGCATGCGGACAATCGCCGCCTTGGCGAAATTCTTTGATGTCACCGAGCAGTTTATCATGCACGGCAAAGCCGGCGATGAAGTGCAGGCGTTAAAGGAACAGGACGCTGGGCAGCCGGAAGTCTCCAGCGTCCAGGCCACGACATCAATTCCCCAAACTATGGCAATGGATGTTCCAGTCATGGGGACCGCCGCAGGATCTCTCGTCAGGGGCGCGTTCAAGCTTGAACCAGGTGTCGTCGACTATGTCCGCCGTCCGCCAGCTTTGATGGGCGCTCGCGACATCTATGCCCTGTACGTCGAAGGGTCATCGATGGAGCCGCAGTTTTTCCCGGGTGACCTGATTTACCTCAACCCTCACCGCCCAGCCAGAGCGGGCGATGTCGTCGTCGTCCAAAGCAAAACCAGCGACCACATTGATGTCGAGGCATCGCTCGGAATTTTCCTGCGGAAGACAGAGAACCATGTCATCATCGGCAAGCACAATCCTGCGAAATCAGAGGTGAGCCTCCCAAGGGAATTCGTTGTCAGCATCCACCGCGTCTTGAGCGTCAACGAATTGCTTTCGTCTTAA
- a CDS encoding helix-turn-helix domain-containing protein, whose translation MVAAEAVLDLPASVTFDAGSGVVSGAGLSVRLAHREAQIFEALWDAKGRNVSSGMLVELVYDMNDEPEDPAGNIHTFISRMRRRLAVYGIAIHSRRFQGYWVEVSRGGREKIAPIALQEHMGFQRSLGVIIYDKLVIAALRAKAEQHDCLPQHVALALLKAVVTADLIDAVFDGDPPQAFVRVPAVVAGPPAKATQRPPLRLGATQRRFLEWFASQPPGPVELSTNQIAETLSAERWRAHEILQSLTRRGFLEVAQQGKRGGQPTFYQLVRGDVA comes from the coding sequence ATGGTCGCGGCAGAAGCGGTTCTCGACCTGCCTGCATCGGTGACGTTTGACGCCGGATCTGGCGTCGTGTCCGGCGCGGGCTTGAGCGTGCGGCTTGCTCATCGTGAAGCGCAGATCTTCGAAGCGCTGTGGGATGCCAAGGGTCGCAATGTTTCGTCTGGAATGTTGGTCGAGCTGGTGTACGACATGAATGACGAGCCGGAAGATCCAGCTGGAAACATCCACACCTTTATCTCAAGGATGCGGCGTCGGTTGGCTGTTTATGGGATTGCGATCCATTCGCGGCGTTTCCAGGGCTATTGGGTTGAGGTATCACGGGGTGGCCGTGAAAAGATTGCTCCCATTGCATTGCAGGAGCATATGGGGTTTCAGCGATCGCTCGGCGTGATCATTTACGACAAATTGGTGATTGCCGCCCTACGTGCCAAGGCCGAGCAGCATGATTGCCTGCCGCAGCATGTGGCGCTGGCGCTGCTGAAGGCAGTCGTCACCGCCGATCTGATCGACGCGGTGTTCGACGGCGACCCGCCGCAAGCCTTCGTGCGGGTGCCTGCCGTCGTGGCTGGACCGCCTGCCAAAGCGACGCAACGCCCGCCCTTGAGGCTCGGGGCCACGCAACGCCGCTTTCTGGAGTGGTTTGCCAGCCAGCCGCCCGGGCCGGTGGAACTCTCAACCAACCAGATCGCCGAAACGCTCAGTGCCGAACGCTGGCGTGCGCACGAAATCCTCCAATCGCTGACGCGGCGCGGGTTTCTTGAGGTTGCACAGCAAGGCAAGCGCGGCGGTCAGCCGACATTCTATCAGCTGGTGCGGGGTGACGTGGCATGA
- a CDS encoding DNA methyltransferase produces MNYVDFLKNKVQMAPQGGFDVSLDEINPILLPHQKAMVVWACRGGRRAVFAKFGLGKSVIQIEILRIITARFGGRGLIVTPLGVRQEFRRDAHMLATGDHPRITDAQRAELRAWQAGRPDRIPTFEFIRSIDDASATGLYMTNYETVRDGKLDPHLFEAVSLDEASCLRGFGGSKTFREFMRLFDGVRFKFVATATPSPNQFIELLAYSAFLEIMDVGQAKTRFFKRNSEKADSLTIHPHKQREFWLWVASWALFVQKPSDLGFSDEGYDLPAMVVHWHELPADHTSAGAEKNGQSRLFRNASASLSDAAREKRDSLPVRIAKMMELRAENPDAHRLIWHDLEAERLAIEAAIPGIATVYGSQDLDAREETICAFSDGRLPELAGKPSMLGSGPNFQYHCWWEIFLGIGFKFNDFIQGVHRIYRFMQDHEVRLDLIYTEAERPVRDNLQEKWQRHEEQMQIMTDIIKEYGLSSAAMAATLQRSLGVDRIEVSGDGYRLINNDCVLETQTMAADSVDLIVTSIPFSTQYEYSPNYCDFGHTDDNDHFWQQMDFLIPELLRVLSPGRIAAIHVKDRIVPGGMTGLGFQTVYPFSDDCVARFKQHGFAFLSRKTITTDVVRENNQTYRLGWSEQCKDGSRMGNGMPEYLLIFRKPPSDASNGYADRTVKKDKRQWSGADGAWSNETGYSRARWQLDAHGFMPSSGNRLLPIQDLAGLEHHQIFKLWKRYSLESVYDFEHHVKIAEHLEERGMLPSTFMLLPPHSNHDDVWTDITRMLSMNTLQAQAGKEMHLCPLQFDIVDRAISQYTEPGETVFDPFGGLMTVPYRAIKLGRKGIATELNPAYFLDGCKYVEAAARDMAMPNLFDLLEAAQ; encoded by the coding sequence ATGAACTACGTCGATTTCCTCAAAAACAAAGTCCAGATGGCCCCGCAAGGCGGGTTTGATGTCTCGCTGGACGAAATCAATCCCATTCTCCTGCCCCATCAGAAGGCGATGGTCGTCTGGGCCTGCCGTGGTGGACGGCGGGCGGTGTTCGCCAAGTTCGGCCTTGGCAAGTCTGTCATTCAGATCGAGATCCTGCGCATCATCACTGCCAGGTTCGGCGGTCGCGGGCTGATCGTCACGCCGCTTGGCGTACGGCAGGAATTTCGCCGCGATGCGCATATGCTGGCAACCGGCGATCACCCGCGCATTACCGATGCGCAGCGCGCCGAGCTGCGAGCTTGGCAGGCGGGTCGGCCTGATCGTATCCCAACGTTTGAATTCATCCGGTCGATTGATGATGCCAGTGCCACCGGCCTCTACATGACCAATTACGAGACGGTGCGCGACGGGAAACTGGACCCGCACCTGTTTGAGGCTGTCAGCCTCGACGAAGCGTCCTGCCTGCGCGGCTTCGGCGGCTCCAAGACGTTTCGCGAATTCATGCGGCTGTTCGATGGGGTGCGCTTCAAGTTTGTTGCCACGGCCACGCCAAGCCCCAACCAGTTCATTGAGCTTCTGGCCTATTCCGCCTTTCTCGAAATCATGGATGTCGGGCAGGCAAAGACCAGGTTCTTCAAGCGCAATTCCGAAAAAGCCGACAGCCTGACCATCCACCCGCACAAGCAGCGCGAGTTCTGGCTGTGGGTGGCGAGCTGGGCGCTGTTTGTCCAAAAGCCGTCCGATCTCGGCTTTTCCGATGAAGGGTATGACCTGCCTGCCATGGTGGTGCATTGGCACGAACTGCCTGCCGACCATACCAGCGCCGGTGCGGAAAAGAACGGCCAGTCCCGGCTGTTTCGCAATGCCAGTGCATCGCTATCGGATGCCGCCCGCGAAAAGCGCGACAGCCTGCCGGTGCGGATTGCCAAGATGATGGAGTTGCGGGCGGAAAACCCCGATGCGCACCGGTTGATCTGGCACGATCTGGAAGCCGAGCGGCTTGCCATCGAGGCGGCGATCCCCGGCATTGCCACTGTGTATGGCAGCCAGGATCTCGATGCGCGCGAAGAGACGATTTGTGCCTTTTCCGATGGTCGGTTGCCGGAGCTGGCGGGCAAGCCGTCGATGCTCGGGTCCGGACCCAACTTTCAATACCATTGCTGGTGGGAAATCTTCCTCGGCATCGGCTTCAAGTTCAACGACTTCATCCAGGGCGTCCACCGCATCTACCGCTTCATGCAGGACCACGAGGTGCGCCTCGACCTCATCTACACGGAGGCCGAGCGACCGGTGCGCGACAATCTGCAAGAAAAATGGCAGCGCCACGAGGAGCAGATGCAAATCATGACCGACATCATCAAGGAATACGGCCTTTCCAGCGCCGCCATGGCCGCCACACTGCAACGCTCGCTTGGCGTCGACCGAATCGAGGTGTCCGGCGACGGTTACCGGCTGATCAACAATGATTGCGTGCTGGAAACCCAGACGATGGCCGCCGACAGCGTTGACCTGATCGTCACCTCCATCCCGTTTTCGACCCAATACGAATATTCGCCGAACTACTGCGATTTCGGCCATACCGACGATAACGATCATTTCTGGCAGCAGATGGATTTCCTCATTCCCGAACTGCTGCGGGTGCTGTCACCGGGCCGGATTGCTGCCATTCATGTGAAGGACCGGATCGTGCCGGGCGGCATGACGGGGCTGGGCTTCCAGACCGTCTATCCTTTTTCGGATGATTGCGTTGCCCGCTTCAAGCAGCACGGCTTTGCCTTCCTGTCCCGCAAGACCATCACGACGGATGTGGTGCGGGAAAACAACCAGACCTACCGGCTCGGCTGGTCGGAGCAGTGCAAGGATGGCAGCCGGATGGGCAACGGCATGCCGGAATATCTGCTGATTTTCCGCAAGCCGCCCTCCGATGCCTCAAACGGCTATGCCGATCGGACGGTGAAGAAGGACAAGCGCCAATGGAGCGGCGCCGATGGTGCGTGGTCGAATGAGACCGGCTATTCCCGCGCCCGCTGGCAGCTCGATGCCCATGGTTTCATGCCAAGTTCCGGCAATCGGCTGTTGCCCATTCAGGATCTGGCCGGGTTGGAGCATCACCAGATCTTCAAGCTCTGGAAACGCTACTCGCTCGAATCTGTCTATGATTTCGAGCATCACGTGAAGATTGCCGAACACCTGGAAGAGCGGGGCATGCTGCCCTCGACCTTCATGCTGTTGCCGCCGCATTCCAATCATGACGACGTCTGGACCGATATCACCCGCATGCTGTCGATGAATACGCTGCAGGCGCAGGCGGGCAAGGAAATGCACCTCTGCCCGTTGCAATTCGACATCGTCGACAGGGCTATCAGCCAATATACCGAGCCGGGTGAAACGGTCTTCGATCCGTTTGGCGGGCTGATGACGGTGCCTTACCGGGCCATCAAGCTCGGCCGCAAGGGCATCGCGACGGAATTGAACCCGGCCTATTTTCTCGACGGCTGCAAATATGTCGAGGCGGCGGCCCGCGACATGGCCATGCCCAACCTGTTCGACCTGCTGGAGGCGGCACAGTGA
- a CDS encoding winged helix-turn-helix domain-containing protein, with protein MIALDLFGPCSLSPVKFASLSPADQTLCVRLMFEKMSEMPAATGLKGDGMQRIGAARHQVNMPDQRERHRCERSDDDDLSAPASKILRLFCAEDGPISMPHAEMERRAGLTKGSVRWILESLKERGLIICLRAGKGPRQSTWSVTDAGRLAIAAIAPEAADA; from the coding sequence ATGATCGCACTGGATCTCTTCGGGCCTTGTTCTTTGTCCCCGGTAAAATTCGCAAGCCTTTCCCCCGCAGATCAGACGCTTTGCGTCCGCCTGATGTTTGAAAAAATGTCGGAAATGCCCGCTGCCACGGGCTTGAAAGGTGATGGTATGCAGCGGATCGGCGCGGCGCGCCATCAGGTCAACATGCCAGACCAGCGGGAACGCCACCGCTGCGAACGAAGCGATGATGACGATCTGTCTGCGCCCGCCTCGAAAATCCTGCGGCTGTTTTGTGCCGAAGATGGGCCGATCAGCATGCCTCATGCTGAAATGGAGCGTCGGGCGGGCCTGACCAAAGGTTCGGTGCGCTGGATATTGGAAAGCCTGAAGGAACGCGGACTGATCATCTGCCTTCGCGCTGGCAAAGGCCCGCGTCAAAGCACCTGGTCGGTCACCGACGCCGGTCGTCTTGCCATCGCGGCCATTGCGCCGGAGGCGGCCGATGCGTGA
- a CDS encoding phosphoadenosine phosphosulfate reductase family protein: MSGFQPTLFGGAAKLAYDDAVEMTLQSMQAYGKDHDHWVFAFSGGKDSTATLTVVIHLVDAGLLPMPKTISVLYADTRMELTPLSIAAASLLDRLRARGIHCETVYAPMDHRFLVYMLGRGVPPPNNNTFRWCTRQIKVEPMTAALERRINELDGSILMITGVRQGESAIRDGRIAMSCGKDGAECGQGWYQQVVPEAKGIKGRIATLAPILHWRVCNVFDWLKIYARMEAYGAWDTVAVVDAYGGDEAQEINARTGCIGCPLATKDLGLMTVIRVPYWSYIEPLMGLKPIYRELREPRNRLKKTGIDSNGDVATAKNKQRMGPLTFEARLNALDRILSIQSQINVEALRLGRPFVDILNAEEEARIRELIALKTWPNGWDGDEPIADTPMDTVFADGSVQPLFL; the protein is encoded by the coding sequence ATGAGCGGATTTCAACCAACGCTATTCGGTGGCGCTGCCAAGCTCGCTTATGACGATGCGGTCGAGATGACGCTCCAGTCCATGCAAGCCTATGGCAAGGATCATGACCACTGGGTTTTTGCGTTCTCCGGCGGAAAAGACAGTACCGCAACGCTAACCGTCGTCATCCATCTGGTCGATGCTGGGCTTTTACCCATGCCGAAGACGATCAGTGTCCTTTATGCCGATACGAGAATGGAGTTGACGCCGCTGTCAATCGCGGCGGCCAGCTTGCTCGACAGGTTGCGGGCGCGCGGCATTCATTGCGAGACGGTCTATGCGCCCATGGACCATCGGTTTCTCGTCTATATGCTGGGCCGCGGCGTTCCGCCTCCAAACAATAACACCTTCCGCTGGTGTACGCGGCAGATCAAGGTCGAGCCGATGACTGCGGCCTTGGAGCGGCGCATCAATGAGCTTGACGGCTCCATTCTGATGATTACCGGCGTGCGCCAAGGCGAAAGTGCCATACGAGATGGTCGCATTGCCATGTCCTGCGGCAAGGATGGTGCTGAGTGCGGGCAGGGCTGGTACCAGCAAGTGGTGCCGGAAGCGAAAGGCATCAAAGGCCGGATCGCCACCCTTGCGCCCATTCTCCACTGGCGGGTCTGCAACGTCTTTGACTGGCTAAAAATCTACGCCCGTATGGAGGCTTACGGCGCTTGGGACACTGTGGCCGTCGTCGATGCCTATGGAGGTGACGAGGCGCAAGAGATCAACGCTCGAACCGGCTGCATTGGTTGCCCGCTTGCTACCAAGGATCTGGGCTTGATGACCGTGATCCGCGTTCCATACTGGTCATACATCGAACCATTGATGGGCCTGAAGCCGATCTATCGCGAGCTTCGTGAGCCTCGCAACCGGCTGAAAAAGACCGGCATAGACAGCAACGGTGACGTTGCCACCGCCAAAAACAAGCAGCGCATGGGGCCTCTGACCTTCGAAGCCCGCTTGAATGCGCTCGACCGCATTCTGTCTATCCAATCCCAGATCAATGTCGAAGCTCTGCGTCTTGGTCGGCCCTTTGTCGACATTCTCAACGCCGAGGAAGAGGCGAGGATCAGGGAGCTGATTGCTTTGAAGACGTGGCCGAACGGTTGGGATGGTGATGAGCCGATAGCTGACACGCCCATGGATACCGTCTTCGCGGACGGATCTGTCCAACCGTTGTTCTTGTGA
- a CDS encoding DNA primase family protein — MADPKKPDLPQEVHQILQMAAAQRQGYAPNPETPEDPLGDAPAALAGDSDPDEAVVEFCAELDHSDTDNATRLRLHFGDDMTVIAQEKAKTPLYAVWTGNHWDVANGKPKALAIAQRLGSRIAAEIKYIKPNEFEQFLIDTAKDALAKKESERDADERKLVSAAQAASESHGKRVAKRLNHAVTSKNVARLNAMLECLSPHIMKSPDDFNADKWMVAVKNATLRFERTMTRKKNARHKSVEETPDAPEYLQVCTKAELNVTPGHRRKDLITHVVPVRYDPKAKCPQWDAFLNSKLPDESVRRLVQVSSGLSLLGVSVQYLFFHYGNGANGKSVYMETLCRIIGEASVTLPSSSLIGEGGSSGSASPDVARLYGKRLLRVKELPEGEDLRENLVKELTGGETVTARDLFSGYMDFQPLFIAMMSGNGYPKISGTDDGIWRRMAVIHWPRQIAIEDRRDFEEVVQSFVPEHSGILNWLIEGVFIYLREGLVIPEAVKVATQQYRDDMDRTAAFVARCVVKNENAEPVEGKVLYQAYCDFTIDQGGKPMNVTVFGREMGKKFAKDRTSGIVLYRGISLVNVPDVQQSAPLSRHSDEPFPSGPDSYGSPF; from the coding sequence ATGGCTGATCCAAAGAAGCCGGATCTCCCGCAGGAAGTCCATCAGATTTTGCAGATGGCAGCCGCCCAACGCCAAGGCTATGCGCCAAACCCCGAAACCCCTGAAGACCCCTTAGGTGATGCCCCCGCTGCGTTGGCCGGTGACAGCGATCCTGATGAGGCCGTGGTGGAATTCTGCGCCGAGCTGGACCATTCCGACACCGACAACGCCACGCGGCTCCGGCTGCACTTCGGCGACGACATGACGGTGATTGCGCAGGAAAAAGCCAAAACCCCGCTTTATGCCGTCTGGACTGGCAACCATTGGGATGTTGCAAATGGCAAGCCCAAGGCCCTGGCCATTGCGCAGCGCCTTGGCAGTCGGATCGCTGCGGAAATCAAATACATAAAGCCGAACGAGTTTGAGCAGTTTCTGATCGATACCGCCAAGGATGCCCTGGCAAAGAAAGAAAGCGAGCGCGATGCAGACGAGCGGAAGCTGGTTTCGGCAGCACAGGCGGCGTCCGAATCTCATGGCAAGCGGGTGGCGAAGCGGCTGAACCATGCGGTCACATCCAAGAATGTCGCCCGGCTGAATGCGATGCTGGAATGCCTTTCGCCGCATATCATGAAGTCGCCGGACGATTTCAACGCCGATAAGTGGATGGTCGCGGTCAAAAACGCCACGCTGCGGTTTGAGCGCACCATGACCCGAAAGAAGAACGCACGTCACAAGAGCGTCGAGGAAACGCCGGATGCACCGGAATATCTACAGGTTTGCACCAAGGCTGAATTGAACGTCACGCCCGGCCATCGCCGCAAAGATCTGATCACCCATGTTGTCCCGGTCCGCTATGATCCGAAGGCAAAGTGCCCGCAATGGGATGCGTTTCTAAACAGCAAGCTACCCGACGAATCGGTCAGACGGCTGGTGCAGGTCAGTTCCGGGCTCAGTTTGCTGGGCGTATCGGTGCAATATCTGTTTTTCCACTATGGCAACGGCGCCAACGGAAAATCCGTCTACATGGAGACTTTGTGCCGGATTATCGGCGAAGCCTCGGTGACGCTGCCATCAAGCAGCTTGATCGGCGAGGGCGGATCATCGGGCAGCGCCAGCCCCGATGTGGCCCGCCTGTACGGAAAGCGGCTGCTGCGCGTCAAGGAACTGCCCGAGGGTGAGGATCTGCGCGAGAACCTGGTGAAGGAACTGACCGGCGGTGAGACCGTCACGGCACGTGACCTGTTTTCCGGCTATATGGACTTCCAGCCCTTGTTCATCGCCATGATGAGCGGCAATGGCTATCCTAAGATTAGCGGCACGGATGACGGTATCTGGCGGCGTATGGCGGTTATCCATTGGCCGCGCCAGATCGCCATAGAGGATCGCCGCGACTTTGAAGAGGTCGTCCAATCTTTCGTGCCAGAGCATTCCGGTATTTTGAACTGGCTGATCGAGGGCGTGTTCATCTACCTGCGGGAAGGTCTTGTCATCCCCGAAGCCGTCAAGGTGGCAACGCAGCAGTATCGCGATGACATGGACCGCACGGCGGCTTTTGTGGCGCGCTGCGTGGTCAAGAATGAGAACGCCGAGCCTGTAGAGGGCAAGGTGCTGTATCAGGCCTATTGCGACTTCACCATCGACCAGGGCGGCAAGCCGATGAATGTCACCGTCTTTGGCCGGGAAATGGGCAAAAAATTCGCCAAGGATCGAACCTCTGGTATCGTGCTGTATCGTGGCATATCTCTCGTCAACGTCCCAGATGTACAGCAAAGCGCCCCGCTGTCCCGCCATTCCGACGAACCGTTCCCGAGCGGCCCGGACAGCTATGGAAGCCCATTCTGA
- a CDS encoding phage tail protein, with product MADLTVRWGDVSGVKRLENAMGRLDGPQKRIVLQRAVNHTGDKALTQVSRTLAKQTGLPYGVIKKALKVRKATGTGISRDTGEIVSFTDASFNYTITSRGGDIALKYFKARETKAGVTAAPFGKRTLFAGTFMKGGRFPGRVNAPSLHGHVFRRAGKGRNPIELQNSGVVIPAEMVSGASAKVFTETVETNLPTRVMHEIGYLIPGFFE from the coding sequence ATGGCTGATCTGACCGTTCGTTGGGGCGATGTATCCGGCGTAAAGCGTCTGGAAAATGCCATGGGGCGGCTGGATGGCCCGCAAAAGCGGATCGTCTTGCAGCGTGCGGTCAATCATACCGGTGACAAAGCCCTGACACAGGTCAGTCGCACACTGGCAAAGCAGACCGGACTGCCATACGGCGTCATCAAGAAGGCGTTGAAGGTTCGAAAGGCGACGGGAACGGGTATAAGCCGGGACACTGGCGAGATCGTCTCGTTTACCGATGCCTCGTTCAACTACACGATCACATCTCGGGGCGGCGATATCGCCCTGAAATACTTCAAGGCCCGGGAAACCAAGGCTGGTGTGACCGCTGCCCCATTCGGCAAGCGCACCCTGTTCGCCGGCACATTCATGAAGGGCGGGCGTTTCCCTGGTCGGGTGAATGCACCTTCCCTTCACGGTCACGTCTTCCGCCGGGCGGGAAAAGGTCGCAACCCTATCGAGCTTCAAAACTCTGGTGTGGTCATTCCAGCCGAGATGGTCTCAGGCGCAAGCGCCAAGGTCTTCACCGAGACCGTCGAGACTAACCTGCCGACGCGCGTCATGCATGAGATCGGGTATCTGATCCCCGGTTTCTTCGAATAA